ATGCAAGAGTTAGCCTCTAGTGCCTGCGTCTGGCTTTACGTATACTCGTGTGAATGTGCCGCGCGGGAGACACTCTAACCGACCCTCGTCGATATTTGAGCGTAAGTATATGTAACTCGACAGATAGGCCACGATATGACGCCCGGCAAGTGTTATTCTTTCGACGTCCGAGTTATCGCTTGTTTGTttggatcttattttttatccGTTATCTCTAgggttttttttatttgggtgAAACTCGTGGAGCGAGATAGCGCGAGGAGATCGTTAATCATTGGTGTTTTTGGAGTTGATTATGCGGACTGGAATATTTCTCGTTATCCGGTGTTACGAATGAAGGCGGTGAGTGCATAGCCGCTGATATAGACTTCGACTGCGGCGGcttctaaaattaaaaagctctACACAATGTTTGACTGCTGGAAATAGGCCGTAATGAATCGTTACGAGTCGGATGAATAGAAGCAGTTTCCCCTAGAAAATTCGATAATCCCTTTGACGAGTGCGATCGACCACATAATTAAGCCGTAAAACAAAGCGGGGCAAAGCAAAAACCAAACAAACGCACAGACACACTATGCGGCAGGTCAAAAAGccctcctccttctctctcagCGCGTTAACTTCCTAGAACGTAATAATTTCACTTTcccgcagctctcgcgcgagtgGCATATAATTTGAAGCGCGAGGCATTTTATCGCGAGCGCTTGGGTGTACATTTTTCACGCAAAACGTCTCGGCTTAACCAAGTTAAGCGTCGCCGCGTGGgtgtatgttttttttttattccagcACATTTTAGCCGTTTTTCCAGTTACattcgtccctctctctctctctctctctctctctctctctctctctctctctctctctctctctctctctctttgtttcTGTTTCCCTCGAGCACGGGGCTTTGCACGTTCGTAGGGCGAATCGATCGCGCTGCTATAGAGTTCACACGGCGAGGTCCCCCGCGCTCGTGGTTAAGCAAACTCGAAAAACGTACGATGTGTACGCGCTGGCTGTTTACTCTGCAGCGCCCCGCTAATTTCCCGGTTGGccgaagcgagcgagcgccggaCCGACttagagagcgcgcgcgatttgTTATATCGAGcgcctttttctctttctcggaGCTGCTGTTTTTACTGGGATGTTTGTGCGTTTTGAATTTGGCGGGTTTTTCCGAGAAGCCTATACTTACTGAGAGAACGTATGATTAACGTTTTTAATGtctgttgaaaaataaaaaaaaatgttgtcttTCTCCCTCAGCTTAAACTCACTAGAGACGATAGGCGGCGCACAGGCACTTTCCTGTTTTCCTCATTACAAATCGGCGCGCCGAGTCGAGATATAGCGGTGTGACACCTATACGCCAAAACTGCCTTGTTGGGTCGCTTATTCGATAACTGATGCCTTCAGAATTATTGTGAATTTATTGTGATTTATGAATTCATTAAAAACTGATTCAGTTTCGGATATGGATCATTAATAACGTAATCAACATTCTTGTGGTTGATACGAAGCAGACAAACAAACAATTCAAAGCCACCAAACTCAGCACTGATTCGATTTCTTTCTCATTTCATTTCCCTCGCCTTTCAAACCGAGCATCATCCACACAGCGCCACGCACGCATCTCTCTGTATAAAAAGCATATTATTCACGCCGAgcgtaaaaatttaattcttcAGCGCTTCACGCAGCGAAAAAAGCAAACTTCATTATTgaatgcgtgcgcgcgcgcgaaaagttGGCTCTCTCTAGTGAAGGGCAATTTTCCTCTTGGCGTCGCGTCGGAAGCTCGAGCGCCGCGTATAAAACAAACTCGTAAATCCGCCGgtgcaagcgagcgagcgagcgggggagggagaaaaaaaattgatattttttttctcttcttatACGCATTCTCTTCCTATATCGTAAAAGCGCTCGTGGATACATCGCCAATGAGCCTTCTGATTCGCTTTTTATCGTTtctcgagcgagcgcgcggaaaaaaCCAACCAAGCTCGGATAGGATAAAGCTATCAAGCGCGATTTTTAGCCTTGGCGAGAAGGATTAGACAGTGAATCGACTGTAGAGATAGCTAGGCTATACAAAGTACAAACACGCAACGATCGGGCAAGTTCTCGTTGTTATTATACTTCACACGcacgaaatttcaaaatttcccgAAAAAAGTACCGGTTAACCGATCGTCACAGCCACCCACCTATAATAATCGCACTAAAACTGCACCCGCTCTTAAAAGCTCGgcgcacttctctctctctctctctctctctctctctctctctctctctctcccgctggCGACGAAATTAAATTTACGAGCGAAGCTGTTCATTAACGTGTCGCACTCGCTTGTACCGCGTACATATACTATTATATACGAGAGCAtcggtcgcgcgcgcactggCCGGACTCGACGCTGTTATATTGTAATTTAATACCGCCATATagtgtgcagcgcgcgcgaaaaccCGTTGGGTAACTCGAGTTTGTTAGGCCGCGAGGATATGAAATCGCAAGTGTCGGTGTTCGATTGCTCTCGGCGCAGCCGTGTACTGCAGTGTTTACGGGCTCGCGTAATCTTGTATGGCGCGAGATGCAATAATAGTAAGAATACGACGAGCGATTATATGCGTGCGGAGCCCGTTGTTTATTGAACGTTTCGCGCTCGAATCGTTGATACCGTCGCAGCTCGTTTATGTGTgtgcggggagagagagagagagggggtgATGCGTATGGTGCGCGGGTGTATCGGCGAGAGGCGATATTCTTTCTAAGATTTCGCGTAAAAAGAATATTGGATAATCTTGAGTTTCAAATATATTCGAAAAGGAAATCTATACCGATCGAGTATAGCGATGGCCATCCAACCGTTACTGTTTCATAATCACGCAGTCCAACACGCGCGGCCGATTGAATTGACGAGTTCATACCGTTAAAAATTAGCTTGAAGAAGTGAAGTAGGTTAACCCGCGCAGCAAATCAATTAAattcactcgctctctcgcgcccgAACTCTTGACTTATTCATCTCGCATATCCAATAAACAGTttcattacaataataatagacacacaatcacacacacacacactcacacacacacacgcgtgacCCCAATTAATTACCCACATCGCCACATTAACCCGAATCCGACTCTACCAGACGCTATACCTATACGAAAATAGACCTGCCCTCCCAGTGTAGTTCGAAaccttattttatcaatttccaCACCGAGCGCGCGAGACAAAGAATTTCGCGAAACTTTGCGCGCAGACACACTTTGCCTCCATTAAGTTCGATGGGCACTTtagtcgcgctcgcgcacgcgaaagaagcgcgcgagaacgagaaTGAAGTAGAGTTTCGAAAGTCCCcctcgtcgccgccgccgccgccgcgtcgaCTAATCATCCAATTACTTACTACTTTTAACTGAATTCCCGCTGGTGGTCGGGGAGATTCTTGAAAGACAAAAGTACGGGTCAACAACGCGCCCAGCCCTCGAGATGCCGACGCAGGCAAaaacgagcttttttctccgcaGCGCGAAACCAAAGTGCTGCATACTCGCGCGACTATGACGAGACGTTGTTGCAGATGCATAACGAATGCAATGTCGACTATATTCGAAGACTCACGCACATCGATATCGAATAATCGAAGAAGCACATCCTCCACACTATTTCCAGCGCGACTCATCTCGAATTCATTCGTATCGCGCAAGCTCTCGCGCCGCGCGGCATCCTGGAAATCCGTATAtctggcgcgcgcgcatacattaTGCATGCGAGTCTTGCGAAAGCGTCGCCTGTGTATAATAAGTAAACATCCCCGGCGTCCAAATCCCCAACcgatcaatcaatcaatcaatcgaTCGATCCATCTTTCACTTTCCCGAGGCTTAGCGCGCAAGCCTTGTCCGGAAAGTAAAAGCGCGTCGAACGTTTATTCCAATCATGCCGTCGGTGCAGCCCTCGTAAATAAGTCGAAcagcccgagagagagagagagagagagagagagagagagagagagaagctccgCGCATACAGTCGAAAAATCTCTCCTGGGAGCAGTCCACGCGCGTTCTATGTAAATTCAATGCCAAGAGCGCATACGCGCTCGCGGAACCGAATCGCGGATGCAGCTGCTTTCTATTcgcgagaaataaaaagagagagaagttgTAGCGACATGATTAAACGCCCTGCGCTCGCTCTATAGTGAGACGTGTGTGTCTGACGCGTGGGCGTATACGTAATTGCGCGGCTGTATTATTATCGTCGCATCCGACCCACGGCGGTGTATACagcgcgcacacgcacactgCGTCGcactccgagagagagagagagagagagagagagagagagagctccaAACTTCCATCTCGCGCAGCGAGCCATTATATCCGCGGCGCAATTTACATAGGATAATCGCGCGACGACGGCGGTGGCGTCGGAGAGGGATGTGTAGCTATATAACGTGCGGCTCTCTCGGTGTGTACCGCGCGCAAGCGTCGCAACTTATTCCGACCGACGCCTTCGCGCGCTACTTATGTACGTGGGCGCGGCTGTGTATAGTCTCCCTCGCCAGCAGCGGGGGCGAAGATAATCCTTCCGTAACTGTCCGGAATGCACTTTGAAAAATGACTCGCGGATTCGCTATATTGTTTCGATTCTATTTTCCTACCCTCATTCTCGTTGTTGCCGATGATGATCTCGGTCTTCTCGAAGTCCTCCTCGCGCAGCAGGTCGAGCGGGTCCTTGGGCAGGAAGACGCCGTCGATCGTGGGCGCGGAGGGGAAGCCGAGGATGCCGCCGTAGCTGTTCCACTGCTGCACCGAGATGGTCTTGGCGTCGACCTGGCGCATGCAGGCCATCACCTCCGAGGGGCTGTCCTCGAGCATGCTCGCGTTGCATTTGCAGTCGTTGACGAGGATGCGCGCGACCTCGTTAGCCCGCTCGGCGCTCATGAAGCTCCAGGGCGCGTTGAGGGTGCCGCTCTGGAGGATGCCCCGGCGCACGAGGCCCCGGGTCACCGGGGACATGAGGTGCAGCGAGACCGAGCCGCCGCCGGCCGACTCGCCGAAGATCGTTATGAGGTTGGGGTCGCCGCCGAAGACCTTGGCGTTGTCCTTGAGCCACTTGAGCGCCATCGCCTGGTCCCAGAGGCCCATGTTGCCGGGCGCCTCGTCCGAGGCCTTGCCGAGGTAGTCGCTGAGGTAGAGGAAGCCGAACGCCCCGACCCGGTACTGCATCGAGGCGATGATTGCGTCGCTGCGCGCGGCCATCATGTCCGCGTCGTAGACGTCGAGGGTCGCGGTGCCGGTCATGTAGCCGCCGCCGTAGATCCAGACGAGGATCGGCATGCCGTTGAGCGAGCGCTCGGTCGACTCGCCGCCGCCCTTGTGCCTGAGCCGCAGCTTCTTCGGCACCCAGAGGTTCATGTAGAGGCAGTCCTCGCTCGTGTTGGTGTTCGGGTTCCACATCTCCTCGCCCTCGAAGCCCGGGAAGTACTCGTAGCGCTCCTGCACGCAGCTGTTGGGCAGGAGCGTGGCGTTGAGCACGCCGTGCCAGGGCTCGAGGGGCTCGGGCTTGCGGAAGCGCAGCGGCCCGACGGGCGGCTTGGCGAACGGCACCCCGTAGTAGACGTGCACCTCGCGGTCGAGGATGGTGCGCGAGAGGCCGCGCATGAGGCCGCTCGTCGTCTCGACGATCAGCGGGTCCTCCACGTACTCGCTGCCCATGCCGCTGATCTGGCGCGCGCGGTGGTTGCCGCCGCTGATGTGGCTGTGCGTCGCGCCGAACAGGTCGTCCTGCTCCTCGGCGCCGCTGGCCCGCGCTGCCAGCaggaccagcagcagcagcgccggcagcCTCCTCCCGGGGCGGCGCATCTCTGGCACCGGCTGCAACAAGTTGCCCTCGAGCACGACGCGCCTCGAGCTGCCCGATCTGCGCGCACTGTGTGTGCACTCGCAGCAGTCACTCTCACTTTTTACTATTCCGCGCGGCTGGCTATGTGGTTCAAGTTCAGCGAAGTCTGAGGGACGGTAGCGCGCTCCGGCGCGCCGacgtacgcgcgcgcatcaGCTCTATGCTATGCTGTGCCGCAACGACGCGCGCTCTGGGCGAGATGGGCGAGAAATAGGGAGAAAAGCTCTGCAAGCTCTGATAGACTCTTTCGAATCTTTGCGGCGGGAGACAGCGAGCGACGCACACGCACGGAGTGTAGGATACAGCGCGGCGGCCAGCGTGCCGCGATGCACGGGGTCGACTGATCGCGCCCGTGGCTGCGAGGTGGTCGCGAGTCGTTCTCCCGCCTCTCGGCGCGCACTTCGCTccgtctcgctctcgctcgggGCGGCCGGTGGTGGTggtatcgcgcgcgcgctcttgcagagagagagagagggacgttGTTATAGATACAGAGAGACGCgtacgtgtgcgcgcgagcgttctTACACACGTCTTCTCTTTCTGCCTGCGCGTGTGTAAAAGCGGAGGTCACCTCGCTGATGCCACTTTGCGAGCCGTGTGTTattgcagcggcggcgaatTGGGTTTTCCGGAATTTTCAAGCGTTGTAACGATGAGGATTAGCGGAAATCGATTATTCTTGGAAGCTTGCTACGGGTGTAAGAACGCGCCTCGTTAACGTCGACCACGACGCGGAGTCTCTCGTACGGGCAAAGTAAACAGAGCCGCGGCAAGAACAGCCAAGAGTGCGTGTGTATACCACCGTTCGAGGTTCGAATGAAAGAGCCGAGGGCAGCGGCGAAATACGctgataagaaaaaaagagagtcgCAGTAGTGTGCTGGTAGTGCGGGtcgttcctttttttctctctcttttcctttcttttttgtaACGAGGCGCGACATCGATTTCCCGAGCTGCACACCCGGTGAATGGGCGATTTAGGATGAAAATAGACTTATTGTGAGCCCCcgtgaaaagaaaaagtagCCCGAAGCttgatcgcgcgcgagctttattattcttcctctttttttccggCTGTATTAATAATCACCGATTGCTTTTGTGTTCTATGTGCTCCTTTTGTGTTTGCGTATTGACTATTTTCTTTCGCATCCGAATCGTTGAAATTTCACCCCCGGCAAAAGCTCTTAAGTGTGAATTCCGCAGTAGTAACGGTACCGGCTCCGTTCAAACGGTCCCGTATCGCGGATCTCGTGGATGAATTAAGCGATCTGTTCGAATCAGCCGAGCCATTGCACTCGGGCAAAACGAGCAGAAGAAACTCCCCTCCATCTCGATCTCcgtgagagaaagagcataACTGCGAATCTCAAGGTACGCGTCCACTTATACACCAAGCTCAACGACATCGCTCATTGCGGCCGTGAAGCTCTGTGCAGTGCcaagagcgaaagagagcaGCGAGTAAAATCAGCGATGATCGCTCGGCGGCAGCCGCACACGGATCCTCCTTctcgagtgagagagtgagagagagagagagagagagagagagagagccatcAAGCTGGGCCGCGCTTAACGAGCCACTTCCGCTGACGATTGGGAGACTGTACGCTCGATGTATCCTATGTGAAAGTACGACGTCTGGCCGATCGTTGCGGGGGGAAAGCGCGCATCGCAGCGAGCTCGTTACGCGCTCTTCAGTCGAGCGGCAAATGCACTTTGGACGCGCTGCAATTGTTGATTCAATACTCTCTGTGCTACCGCTCTGTACACTATCTATACGCCCGGCAGGTGCCGGCGGCGAGAGCTATGCTGGCACCGCTACCGCCGTCAGCCGCAGTTGCGCGAGCTTCAAAGGTCACACGCGCGACCCTCGACGCTTTGCTGTATATAATGCTGCGTTGCGCTTTGACCGCTGATTCTTCTTTGCTCGGCTCGATTTTTCGTGATGATTTGAGTTTTATCGTAAATATAACATAGTGCGTTGGTTTTTATAAACTTGGGCAGTATTTATGCGTAACGGCGATTGCTAGCTTATCGACGAGGCTGGCAATTATAAGATAGTGTTTCAAAGATCTGTATATACGGATATCTATTGGACACATTATGGTCGTCGGAGATTTCTCCCTGGTTCCCAACTGATTTATCGTTCTAATGTCAACTATAATACGCAAATAAATCGGAACTCTTACCCTCATAAACGACCTAATACCTATACTCGTGGAAGCGGCGAGCGTTGCGTGCGCCCGCCGTCGTGCTCGTGTGTGCTCTCGATAGAGAAATAACAGAGAGAAAGCTAAAACTGCAAAACtgaagagcgaaaaaaaagcacGAAGCGTTCTCGCGAATTTCATTTCGTGCGCGCGGAACGTCGATGTAACGCGCGAGCGTGACGCTCGGCTGTTTGGCGAATTTATGTCTCACTGTTTGTGGTTTGAATTTTCATCCCCATACACCTGCCCTCGACCGCTTTTCGTTTTTATATTCTCCCATCGCTCGTTGCGTGTATGCGCATACGCGCGTGTCTATTTTGCCGCGAAACTCGTTCGACCGGCTATTAACTAATTGCTTTTAGCACCGACGCGTCGAAACTCGAATGTAATGTGTatgcgcgcaagctctcggGTATAACAAAGCTCGACGAAGCGGAGAACCGCGAGAGCTGTTCGCGgggaatcttttttttttgttttgcttcCTTGTTTGCGTGTACTCTATTAGAGGGAGATGCTTGATTCGCGGCGGAGATGAATATTTTTCGACGAGAGAGCTGGGGGCCGGGAAGAGATGGGAGAATTAAAAAGGCTCTGCGGTGATCCGACAGCTCATGATGGATCGGGCGCGTGTATTCGCTATATAGCGGGCTTGCGGCTTTCGGGCTCCGCTTGAGAAAATTAATCGCTCGCGGATGGTATGGTACAGctattcttttttaaattaacaatACCATGATTGAAGTAGGAGATCTTtaattataacttttaattatAACTAATCGACGTTATATAAtttcgagtgtgtgtgtatatatatatatatatatatatatatatatagatatatatgtgtgtggggaattctacgggaaaaatgcaaatttctggttggagaaaccgaaaaaacaaatgtttaaAGAAAATGTTTAAAGAAAATACTTGTAAAATCTATCAAAGctcaaattttgaatatttgaaatttacgGGACTGAATTCTATAGTTCGCGTTCTGCGTTCAGTCAGTCTCATAGTCGCCATCTTTTTTTAAAGGCTACTTCTCATGAGAACGCGGCGGTCATGGATTTGGTCACGATACCGTGGATCAATTCACGCACAGTGTACACACGTTAGAAGCAATGATTGCTAATATATTCGTGCACATCTCACAAATATTCTATACGAAACAAAAACAGTTGCGGGAAATATCTGTATGCtaatagttaacatatgaATTTCATGACTATCGTGCGTAATGTTGCGTGCAGATAGCGTTTCTCTCGTAccgcctaacctcaaaatccgtcaTCCTCTTTCATACAAATAATATTCTTCATACAGTGGATCAATTTACGCGCAGTGTACATATGTTTACGCCAATGATATCTTTCTCTCAGTGCGGTAGCTGCtagcgaaaaaaagaggaatcTTGCGTTTACGTATACCGGCGCGCGTAAATATTGCTCCCCGCGAAGCAGcatttttattagattatgtgtgtgtgtgtgtgtgtgtgtgtgtatctaaGGAAAACTAACGCAATTCCCTATTCACCGCGTGTTACATACTACAgtcgaaaactaaaaatgcTTATCCCGAACCCAGGGGACTGCATTTACAATGTGTACCCGGTATTAGAGCCGCATAAAAGCGgcctgcttctctctctctctctctctctctctctctctctctctctctctctctctctctctctctctctctctctctctctctctctctctctctctctctctctctctcctacagGTGCCTACATATCTCTACACACACGAACTCGCGCCTGCGTGATGTCTACCGCGTCGTACTCACGCGTCTATTATACATGCACGAGCTTGCGGCCGTGCCGCTGTATACAGGCGTTTATATACACAGAGAAGCGGCTCGCCGAGACAAAAACGAGAGCacacaccgcgcgcgagaatGAGGGTGGGAAAAGGGATAAAAATCTCTTGAATCGGGTTATCTGGAAATAGTCGCAAGCCGCCGTCGGCGCGCAAGCGGGTCATTGTTTACGTCACCAGACACACACGAGTCTTTTATATAGCGCGCCGCTGCACCTCTAGCTtgcatatacctatatgtagtGGATATGTGCATCGCGAACGCCGAGCGAATATAGGAGTGTATATTTGTGTGCAGAGGGAGCAGCACAGGTTATATATACGGGCATCGCCCGCGGCGACGGAATCTCGAAATTCTCGACGCTCCGGAGGACAGTGGTGGTGAAGACGGTCCTCGAGATTCATGAAGAGCGTTATATGCTTCGACTGATGCCACTACTGTGTTTTGTTTGGCCCACGCGTTGCAGCGCGCAGCTTATGACGAGTAGATTGGCAATGTTTGCTTTATCAGATTCGCCGGGCTCGGTAAACTCCAGTCTCTCGTTGCGACGAGATTCCTTGCTATACAAGCTTCATGTCTCTCTTCAGCTTTGCTCCTGTGTTCCGGAATTCTGGAAAAACATTATAAATCGCGAGACGCGTATTTTTCGACGATTAACTCGCTCCGAATATACGAGCGCTTATCTCCCCGTGATCCGACGCTCCGACGTATATTTTCCcggaagaaaataaaagttctTATCGCCgggtcagcagcagcaatgagagaaaattaaaaaagttttctctTTCTATATTCAGGACTCGAGGATTATGTAGGTATTTTTCACGGCGATAAGTCCCGCTTGTTTAATACTCCCTGCGAGTCGTGCACTGTGTAATTAATTGTATAATGTAAATATATCCCCccctttatttttctcaacACACCGCAATCAAAGGAAAGCAATACACGCGCTAACGAATCCTGCAACGGCACGATCCTCATTAGCCCCACGTCGTCGACGGCCATTAATACAAAGCGCTCTTACCCGCGTCTTGCGATATCCCCTCGACCGAATAATCGCGTCTCACACTCGGCCGGCATTCGGCAGCGGCTCCGCTATATAACCGGCGAATCGACGCTTATTCACCTACGTACCTTCACCCACACACacaacgcacacacacacacacacacacacagctaaGAAAGCATcacgtatataggtatacatagaGCTACAGCGTACGCGTTGCCGTGAGCATCATTAGACAGTGATCCATTACGCGGGTACGCTATGTTCCCGTTTAATTTTCCCGGGTCCTGTGCGCGCGGAAGGAATAATTAAACGCAGCCGAGCTTCGCTCGATCTTTCTCTCCCGATGCAAGTCTATAGCCTCggctgcagccgcgcgcgactaTCGCGTATTTACACGGGGTAAACTCTTTGGGGTCCCTTTTTATTTCCAGTGAGATCGCTCTCTTTCGCTGccagcag
The sequence above is a segment of the Nasonia vitripennis strain AsymCx chromosome 3, Nvit_psr_1.1, whole genome shotgun sequence genome. Coding sequences within it:
- the LOC100121967 gene encoding acetylcholinesterase gives rise to the protein MRRPGRRLPALLLLVLLAARASGAEEQDDLFGATHSHISGGNHRARQISGMGSEYVEDPLIVETTSGLMRGLSRTILDREVHVYYGVPFAKPPVGPLRFRKPEPLEPWHGVLNATLLPNSCVQERYEYFPGFEGEEMWNPNTNTSEDCLYMNLWVPKKLRLRHKGGGESTERSLNGMPILVWIYGGGYMTGTATLDVYDADMMAARSDAIIASMQYRVGAFGFLYLSDYLGKASDEAPGNMGLWDQAMALKWLKDNAKVFGGDPNLITIFGESAGGGSVSLHLMSPVTRGLVRRGILQSGTLNAPWSFMSAERANEVARILVNDCKCNASMLEDSPSEVMACMRQVDAKTISVQQWNSYGGILGFPSAPTIDGVFLPKDPLDLLREEDFEKTEIIIGNNENEGTYFILYDFIDYFEKDNPSPLDRSKFLQIINTIFKNMSSIEREAIAFQYTEWENTNDEFMYQRMVADIVGDYFFICPSIHFAQLFADRGMKVYYYFFTQKSSTNLWGSWMGVMHGDEIEYVFGHPLNTSLRYTERERELSKKMILAYSNFAVHGKPMRDENQWPPYTREQPNYYIFNAEKNGMGKGPRTTACAFWNEFLPRLKGIPDPSPESCNSSSGGASVASSISAGAWGLTSSSALTSVWLALALSCLLLLRSGQQLVI